The genomic window GCCCGCGCTCGACCTTCTTTCCCATCCGGCTTATGCGCCCCTGCTGACCAGTCGCGGCTGCCCGTTCCGTTGCCCCTATTGCGCCTCGGGGGTGCTCTACCCGGCATGGGAACGCCGCGACGCCTCCGCCATCCATGGGGAGATCGTTGCGTGGCACCGCCGTTACGGAGTGCTCGACTTCGCATTCTACGACGATGCGTTGCTGCTCCATGCGGAAACCTCCCTCAAACCCGCATTGGAACAACTTGCCGTCGAAGACCGCGGGCTCCGGTTCCACACGCCCAACGCGCTGCACATCCGGGCGCTCACCCCGGACTGGTGCCGGCTGCTCCATGCCGCCGGATTCAAGACGATCAGGCTCGGGCTGGAGACACTCGCCGAGGATGAGCACCGCCGGTGGGGAGGCAAGGTTCTCACGGGCATGTTCGAGACGGCCATGAAAAACCTCTTCGATGCCGGCTTCGCTCCCGAACAGATCGGGGTCTACCTGCTCTGCGGGGTTCCCGGGCAGTCGCGGCACGAGGTGGCCCGCGCCATCCGCGCGGTCGCTCGGACGGGAGCCAGGCCGCGCCTGGCGGAGTATTCACCGGTTCCGCGCACACCCATGTGGGAGGACGCCAGGCGGATTGCACCCTTCGATATCGAGGGCGAACCCCTGTTTCACAACAATTCTTTTTTTGCCTGTCGGCGGCCGGACTTCACTTACGAGCACATGAAGGAGTTGAAGCTGATGGCGGGAGACCATGATCGAGAAGGGCGCGGAGGCGCGCTCCGCCCGTCGAGAGTGGAAACGAACGGTTGAGGGCGGCCGCTTCCGCCCGCGGGCGGCGACCGTCGGCTCGGAACACCCATGCCGACGGAATCAATGGAGTGGAATCAGCCGATTGACCTGGCGGTTCACACTCCTGTAGATGTCCTCGTCGGTCCCGTAAATTTCCACGATACATTTGTGATCGATCAGTTTCTCGATGATGTACGCGGTCACGTACAGGCTGATGAAATGAGGCCTGGGAACCAGGGTCCGGATATTGGCCGTCTGGAACTGAATCTCGAAATCCTCCGCAGTGAGCAGGGTCTGCAGCGAAAAGTGGATTTGGTGCTCCAGGTCGTCCTTGCTGGTCGTTTCCACCAGTCTTTCCTCGATAAGCTTCATGACGATGCGATCGGCCAACTCGTCGATGTGCTCACGCAAAAGGTTCACGGCGTTGTGCCGCTGCGATTCCTTCTCGTGGTCAAGCCGCGAAATGACGGCGGATTCTCTGGCATTCGGTCGATATTCTCTTCCCACGAAATTTCCTTTCTCATTGTAAGCCCGCGTGTCGGAACCGTCCCATGGTCCGGTTCAGCAAAGCGCGTTCAACCGTTTCACGAGGAAATGCTCTCTTCTGCAGGAATGATCGGATTTCATGACGCCCAAGACGCCACGGCCCACCCGCAGCGGGTGCTCAGCTCGCG from Syntrophobacter fumaroxidans MPOB includes these protein-coding regions:
- a CDS encoding B12-binding domain-containing radical SAM protein — encoded protein: MSKAPFILLVNPWIRDFAAFDLWAKPMGLLMLGALLRQGGCGVAFVDCLSRHDPATENAPDVLPGRDRPHGTGKYHRMRVAKPEVFSGFPRTYYRYGIHPDSLRSQLTALPVPDLIWVTSAMTYWYEGVKETVAVLREVFPAVPVWLGGIYAALCPAHAGKAIGADEIVTCPQGDLPDRVRAATGFTLSNRVAWRHFRTSPPPALDLLSHPAYAPLLTSRGCPFRCPYCASGVLYPAWERRDASAIHGEIVAWHRRYGVLDFAFYDDALLLHAETSLKPALEQLAVEDRGLRFHTPNALHIRALTPDWCRLLHAAGFKTIRLGLETLAEDEHRRWGGKVLTGMFETAMKNLFDAGFAPEQIGVYLLCGVPGQSRHEVARAIRAVARTGARPRLAEYSPVPRTPMWEDARRIAPFDIEGEPLFHNNSFFACRRPDFTYEHMKELKLMAGDHDREGRGGALRPSRVETNG